The Lipingzhangella halophila genomic interval TGTCCCAACCCCGGCCCTATGACACTCGACGGCACGAACACCTGGACGCTGCGCGAACCGGGCGCGCGAAGCGTGATCGTGGTCGACCCCGGTCCGAACGACGAGCGGCACCTGGAGCGCGTGGCCCGGACGGTCCAGGAGCAGGGTGCCCAGGTCGCGGTCGCATTGCTGAGCCACCACCACGACGACCACACGGGTGGGGCACGGTACTTCGCGGAGCTGACCGGGGCGCCAGTGCGCGCGCTCGACCCGGACTTCTGCGTGGGCGGTTCTCCGTTGCGCGACGGCGAGACGGTGCGCGCCGACGCTCTGGAGGTGCGGGTCGTTGCCACTCCCGGGCACACGAAGGACTCGCTGTCCTTCCACATGCCCTCTGACGAGGTCATCCTGACCGGCGACACGGTGCTCGGCCGCGGCACCGCGGTGATCACCGACGACGGCGGGCTGGCCGACTACCTGGACTCCCTGTACCAACTGCGCGACCTGGCCCACTCCGCCGATGTCCGCGCACTGCTTCCCGGACACGGTCCGATCTGTACCGAACCGATGCTGAAGCTCAACGAGTACATCAGCCACCGCGAGGACCGGCTCGCCCAGGTTATCGACGCCGTGACGGCCGGTGACCGCACACCGGAGGAGATCGTCGCGCGGGTCTATGCCGACATCGATCCCGCGGTGCGCCCCGCGGCGCTGTCGTCCGTCCGGGCGCAGCTCCGTTACCTGGCCAAGCGGGGAGACATCCCCGTGGAGCTGGGAGAGGAGATATAGGTCGGTGATGGGGGTGCGTGGCGCGGCGTCCAACGAAAGTGGCGACGAAGGCAGCGGATGGGTCGTATCGCGGGTGACTGTGGGGACGTTCTCGGCGCTGAACATGTCCGCACGGTCGGTTTCGGTGCCGCGCTTGCCCGGAGAACGCCCGACGCGACGGGCCCGGCCGTGGGCCGGGCCCGATCGTCCATCGCGTGGTGCGCCGATGAACGGCGCAGTGCCAGGGTTGGCGTCAGCGCGCGCGGCGGCGCATCCGTTCGGCGTCCAGGAGCACGACGGCCTTCGCCTCGATCCGCAGCCAGCCGCGCAGCGCGAACTCCGCGAGCGCCTTGTTGACGGTCTCCCGGGATGCGCCCACGAGCT includes:
- a CDS encoding MBL fold metallo-hydrolase; this translates as MRIDGSGTLRASCALCPNPGPMTLDGTNTWTLREPGARSVIVVDPGPNDERHLERVARTVQEQGAQVAVALLSHHHDDHTGGARYFAELTGAPVRALDPDFCVGGSPLRDGETVRADALEVRVVATPGHTKDSLSFHMPSDEVILTGDTVLGRGTAVITDDGGLADYLDSLYQLRDLAHSADVRALLPGHGPICTEPMLKLNEYISHREDRLAQVIDAVTAGDRTPEEIVARVYADIDPAVRPAALSSVRAQLRYLAKRGDIPVELGEEI